The Jatrophihabitans sp. DNA segment GCGGCCTGTGGCCAGGCCGTCCGGTTCGCCTGCCGCGCCGAAGGCTTCGAGCCCCGGGTCCGCTGGGAGACCGACGACATGCTGCTGCTGGTGCGGGCCGTGGCGGCCGGCCACGGCATCGCCGTGCTGCCCCGGCTGGCGGTGGCCGACAAGGTCGCCGAGGTCGACATCAGGCCGCTGGCCGAGCCGAGCATGAGCCGGCGGCTGCTGGCCCTGACCCGCAGCTCGAGCCAGGAACGCCCGATCATCCGGGCCGCCCTGGAACAGCTGGTCAAAGCCACCGGCTGATCAGAGCTGGTCAAAGCCACCGGCTGATCAGCGCTTGGCGGCCACCAGCAACCCGTCGCCCACCGGCAGCAGCACCGGCACCAGCCGGGGGTCATCGCGCACCGCCCGGCCCAGCTCGCGCAGCGCCACCGTCTCGGCGTCGCGGGCGTTCGGATCGGCCACCCGGTCGTGCCAGAGCGCGTTGTCGAAGGCCAGCACGCCGCCGCTGCGCAGCAGCCGGACGCCCTGCTCGAAGTACTCGCTGTAACCGGTCTTGTCGGCGTCGACGAACATCAGGTCGTAGGAGCCGTCGTTGAGCCGGGGCAGCACCTCGGCCGCGGCGCCGTTGATCAGCCGGTACCGGGTGGTGCCGATGCCGGCCTCGCCGAAGGCCTGCCGGGTGGCCCGCTGGTGCTCGGGCTCGGTGTCGACAGTGGTGAGCACGCCGTCCGGGCGCATGCCGGCCAGCAGCCACAGTCCCGAGACGCCGGCGCCGGTGCCGACCTCGACCACGGACTTGGCGCTGACCAGGGTGGCCAGCAGCCGCAGGGTCGCCCCGCCGGCCCGGCCGATCGGGGTGCAGCCGAGTTCGGCGCCCCGGGCCCGGGCTGCCGCGGTGACTTCGTCCTCGGCCAAGAAGTTCTCGGCGTAGACGAGGCTGGATGAGTTGAGATACGCGTCGGCCATGGCTTCAGACTCTACCGAGCACCCGAGCCGCTCAGGCCCGGCCGGGCCGAGGCCGAGCGGCTATTTCATCGAATCGATGATCAGGGCCAGGTCGTTGACGGTGGTCTCGGGGTTGACGATGGCGAACCGGGTGCAGGACTGCCCGGCGTGCCGGGTCGGGGTCACGAAGGCGAAGCCGGCCGCCAGCATCCGCGCCGTCCAGAGGTTGTAGTCATCGGACTGCCAGCCGATCCGCTCGAAGATCAGCACTGACAGGTCCGGCTCCACCAGCAGCCGGACGTGCTCGGCCGCCTCGATCAGCTCCGCCCCGCCCCGGGCCACCTGCAGCGTCTGCTCGACCGCCTCGGTGTAGGCGGCGGTGCCGTGCACGGCGAGTGAGAACCAGAACGGCAGCCCCCGGGCCCGCCGGGTCAGCTGGACCGAGAAGTCACTGGGATTCCACTCACCCTCCACCGTGACCGCGTCGAGGTAGCCGGCCTTCTGGGTGTGCGCGGCGCGGGCCAGCACCGGGTCGCGGTAGACCAGCGCGCAGCAGTCATACGGGGCGAACAGCCACTTGTGCGGATCGACGATGAACGAGTCGGCGTGCTCGATGCCGTCGAACAGCGCGCGAACCGAGGGCGCGGCCAGCCCGGCGCCGCCGTAGGCGCCGTCGATGTGGAACCACCAGTCCCGTTCCCGGGCCACCTCGGCGATTCCGGCCAGGTCGTCCACCACGCCGGAGTTGGTGGTGCCGGCGGTGCCCACGACGGCGAAGATCCCGTCGATCTCGGACTCGGGCAACTCGGCCAGCCGGGCCCGGATGCCGGCCCCGGTCAGCCGGCCGCGCTCGTCGCCGGGCACCTGCACCACGCCGACGTCCATCACCACCTGCAGCGAGTGCTTGACCGAGGAGTGCGTCTCGTCGGTGACCAGCACCGACCAGCGGGCCGGCGGATCGCCCTGGCGCTTGTGCCGGGCGGCCTCGCGGGCCGACACCAGGGCCGACAGGTTGCCGATGGTGCCGCCCTGCACGAAGACCCCGCCGGCCTCCTCGGGAAAGCCGGCCAGGTCAGCGATCCAGCGCAGCGCCTGGTTCTCCACGTACACCGCGCCGGAGCCCTCCAGCCAGGTGCCGCCGTAGACGCTGGAGGCGCCGACCAGCATGTCGAAGGCGGCCGAGGCCTTGGTCGGCGCGCCGGGGATGAAGGACAGGTAGCGCGGATGGTCCACCGACAGGCAGGCCGGGGCCAGCACGTGCTCCCACAACCGCAGCGCCTCGTCGGCGCCGATGCCGGTCTCGGTGACGGTGACTCCGGCGGCCGCGCTCAGCTGGTCCGGGGTGAGCGAGCGGTCCAGCGGCGCATGCATCGCCAACCGGTCCAGGCACAGCTCGGCCAGCGACCGGGCCATGGCCGCGCTAACGTCGGTGTAGGTGTGCACGGCTGGAGCCTAGACATCGGAGGAGGTGAAAGCTGCTTCGACGCCGGAAACGCCGCGCCGGAACCCCCGCCGGGGAACGTGAGCGCTTGGTGAGACGTTTAACCAATACACAGCCACTGCTGCGAGGCTTATGTGGTCCTGGCCAGAACAGGCGGGGCACCACTGAGAAATGGGTGATCGTTCGATGTCCACGCTGAACCTCGGTGTGGCTAGCTCGATGGGTGGACAACGGGCGGCCCAGCCGCCGGTGACCGCAGAGTCCTCGCATGCCGCAGAGCCGACCGCCTGGGTCGCGCCGTCCTGGGATGACATAGTGCGCCAGCACGCCGACCGGGTGTACCGGTTGGCCTACCGGCTCTCGGGCAACCGCTCCGACGCCGAAGACCTGACCCAAGAGACCTTCGTCCGGGTGTTCCGCTCGCTGGCCGATTACACCCCGGGAACGTTCGAGGGCTGGCTGCACCGGATCACGACCAACCTGTTCCTGGACATGGTGCGCCGCCGGCAGAAGATCCGGTTCGACGCCCTTGCCGAGGACGCCTCCGAGCGGCTGGCCTCCGACGAGCCGGGACCCGAGCGGGCCTACGAGCAGAACAACCTCGACCCCGAGATCCAGCGCGCGCTCGACGCGCTGCCGGCCGACTTCCGGGCCGCCGTGGTGCTCTGTGACCTCGAAGGCCTCACCTACGAAGAGATCGCCCTCACCCTCGACATCAAGGTCGGGACGGTCCGCTCCCGCATTCACCGGGGCAGGGTGCTGCTGCGCGAGGCGCTGGCCCATCGCGCGCCCTCCAGCAGGCCCGATGAGCTGGGCGCCGACCCGGGAGTGGTGATCGCCTAAATGACCAGCCCGGTGTTCGGCCTGCCGCACCTGTCCGAGGACGCCGTCGCGGCTTTCGCCGACGGCGTGCTCTCGGCGGCTGCGGCGAGCCGGGCACGGCGGCACTGCGCGGAGTGCGTCGAGTGCGCGGACGCCGTCCGGGGCCAGCGCGAGACGGCGATGATGCTGCGAGCCGCGCAGGCTCCGGCGCTGCCGTCCGGCCTGCTCGACCGGCTGGCCGGTCTGCCGATGTCCACCCCGTTGCCGCCGCCCTCGCGCGGCGGGCTGCCGACGGTGCTCGGCGCCGACGGCACCGCGATGTTCATCGCGCACGACGCGCACAAGGCCCGCGGCCTGCAGGCCCGGGACTCGCTGGAGCGTGAGGTGCGGGCCCGCGACGCGCTCGAGCGTGAGGCCCGCGACCCGCGAGCCGGCCAGCCTTCCGCCGGAGAGCAGCCCGAGGCGGCTGCCCCGCCACCGGCCCGACCGGTGCACCGTCGCGCCGCGCTGCCGGTGACCGTGCTGGCCTCGGCCGCCGCGGTGGTCGCGGCGGGCACCTTCGGCGGGCAGGTCTCGACGCTGGCCGCCGTCGGCGACCGGCAGGCGCCCGCCGGCGCGGCCAACGTGGTCGGCTCGGTGACCGGGAGCCAGAACGCGGCGCTGCGCTCGTCCAACCCGCTCAACCCCGCCGTCCGGCTCGGCGTCAGCCGGCCGTCGGCCGGCCCGGCAAGCACCGACCAGCCGGCCACGCCGGCCCTGCGGGTAGGCCTGCGGGCGGACTCGGTGACGCTGGCCCCGGTGCCGCGGACCTCCCAGCGCAGTGACCAGGCGGCCAGCGACGCGTCCTGGAGCCGGCTGGTCGGCGCGCAGGCCGAGGCCGATCGATCCGTGCCGGGCAACGACGCCCGCTCGCCGGCCGGCTTCGAGCCGACGCCGGCCGGCGCGCCCGTGGCCACGCCCTAGGGTTCATGGATCGCGGCCGGCAACCCGAGCTGCCCGAGTGGACTCGGCCGAACCTGGGCGCCGACGCGCCGGGCTTGGTCCGGACCGCGCCGCTCAGGCAGACTCAGACGATCGATCCCACTTTCCGGTGCGACCAGGTCACCGGGAGCGGCATCCCACGGACGGAGGGTATGTGAGCGACGACCAGGTCGACTCCTCGCCGTTCGCCCGCCCCGATGGCGCCGAGGGATCATTCCAGCCACCTCCGCCGGCGCCCGCTGAGCAGGCCGCGTCCAGGCCGCAGGTCTCAGCCGCCGACCGCGAGATCTTCAGCCCGCCGGCGGGCTCGGACGCGGCGTTCGCGCCGGCGCCGGGGGACCGGATGCCGGCCCGGCACAGCCCGCTGCGGCAGCCGGTGCCGGCCGAGCTCGCACAGGTCTACGCGGGCGCGGGCGCCGGGTCGTTCGCGCCCGCGCCGGGGGACCGGCTCAGCCCGTCCCTGCCCGGCCCGGGCTCGCCCTGGTGGAAGCCGGACGCGGCGACCGACCCGTGGCGCGACCCGCAGTCGCCGTACTGGATCGCCGGACCGCCGGTGTACGCC contains these protein-coding regions:
- the sigE gene encoding RNA polymerase sigma factor SigE codes for the protein MSTLNLGVASSMGGQRAAQPPVTAESSHAAEPTAWVAPSWDDIVRQHADRVYRLAYRLSGNRSDAEDLTQETFVRVFRSLADYTPGTFEGWLHRITTNLFLDMVRRRQKIRFDALAEDASERLASDEPGPERAYEQNNLDPEIQRALDALPADFRAAVVLCDLEGLTYEEIALTLDIKVGTVRSRIHRGRVLLREALAHRAPSSRPDELGADPGVVIA
- a CDS encoding pyridoxal-dependent decarboxylase; protein product: MHTYTDVSAAMARSLAELCLDRLAMHAPLDRSLTPDQLSAAAGVTVTETGIGADEALRLWEHVLAPACLSVDHPRYLSFIPGAPTKASAAFDMLVGASSVYGGTWLEGSGAVYVENQALRWIADLAGFPEEAGGVFVQGGTIGNLSALVSAREAARHKRQGDPPARWSVLVTDETHSSVKHSLQVVMDVGVVQVPGDERGRLTGAGIRARLAELPESEIDGIFAVVGTAGTTNSGVVDDLAGIAEVARERDWWFHIDGAYGGAGLAAPSVRALFDGIEHADSFIVDPHKWLFAPYDCCALVYRDPVLARAAHTQKAGYLDAVTVEGEWNPSDFSVQLTRRARGLPFWFSLAVHGTAAYTEAVEQTLQVARGGAELIEAAEHVRLLVEPDLSVLIFERIGWQSDDYNLWTARMLAAGFAFVTPTRHAGQSCTRFAIVNPETTVNDLALIIDSMK
- a CDS encoding O-methyltransferase; translation: MADAYLNSSSLVYAENFLAEDEVTAAARARGAELGCTPIGRAGGATLRLLATLVSAKSVVEVGTGAGVSGLWLLAGMRPDGVLTTVDTEPEHQRATRQAFGEAGIGTTRYRLINGAAAEVLPRLNDGSYDLMFVDADKTGYSEYFEQGVRLLRSGGVLAFDNALWHDRVADPNARDAETVALRELGRAVRDDPRLVPVLLPVGDGLLVAAKR